A window of Sphingobium herbicidovorans contains these coding sequences:
- the aroQ gene encoding type II 3-dehydroquinate dehydratase produces MAEARKIYVLNGPNLNMLGTRQPEIYGYDTLDDIAERMEDAATRAHVEVDFRQSNHEGHLIDWLQEAHEEGAHAVIINPGGLTHTSVALHDAIKGISVPVIEVHLSNPHMREPFRHKSYVGMAAKGTVAGFGAMSYMLALEAALEL; encoded by the coding sequence ATGGCCGAGGCGCGCAAAATCTATGTGTTGAACGGCCCGAACCTCAACATGCTGGGCACCCGCCAACCGGAAATCTACGGCTACGATACGCTGGACGATATTGCCGAGCGGATGGAGGACGCGGCGACCCGCGCCCATGTCGAGGTCGATTTCCGCCAGTCCAACCATGAAGGGCATCTGATCGACTGGCTCCAGGAAGCGCATGAAGAAGGCGCGCATGCCGTCATCATCAATCCGGGCGGCCTGACCCACACATCCGTCGCCCTGCATGACGCGATCAAGGGCATCAGCGTCCCCGTGATCGAGGTTCACCTGTCGAACCCGCACATGCGCGAACCATTCCGCCACAAAAGCTATGTCGGCATGGCGGCGAAAGGGACCGTGGCCGGCTTTGGCGCAATGTCTTACATGCTGGCGCTCGAAGCGGCGCTCGAATTGTAG
- the accB gene encoding acetyl-CoA carboxylase biotin carboxyl carrier protein, translating to MNDKAEKGAMQVDVQLVRDLAALLDDTNLTEIEVEDGDRKIRVARKAGGGGGAPAYMHAPAPMAAPAAPAPAAASAEPALPSGNAVRSPIVGTAYLAAEPGAEPFVSIGSTVKQGETLVIVEAMKVMNAIPAPASGTVKAVLVENGQPVEYDQPLIVIE from the coding sequence ATGAACGACAAGGCTGAAAAGGGCGCAATGCAGGTGGATGTGCAGCTGGTGCGGGATCTCGCCGCGCTGCTCGACGACACCAACCTGACGGAAATCGAGGTAGAGGACGGCGATCGCAAGATCCGCGTCGCGCGCAAGGCCGGCGGCGGCGGCGGCGCACCCGCCTATATGCACGCGCCAGCCCCGATGGCCGCGCCCGCAGCGCCTGCGCCTGCCGCCGCCTCTGCTGAACCTGCGCTGCCGTCGGGCAACGCCGTGCGGTCGCCGATCGTCGGCACCGCCTATCTGGCCGCCGAGCCGGGCGCGGAGCCCTTCGTCAGCATCGGTTCGACCGTGAAGCAGGGCGAAACGCTGGTCATCGTCGAAGCGATGAAGGTCATGAACGCCATTCCGGCTCCCGCATCGGGCACGGTCAAGGCGGTGTTGGTCGAAAATGGCCAGCCGGTCGAATATGACCAGCCGCTGATCGTCATCGAATAA